The following are encoded together in the Argopecten irradians isolate NY chromosome 5, Ai_NY, whole genome shotgun sequence genome:
- the LOC138323886 gene encoding sulfotransferase 1C2A-like — protein sequence MSVVEVSDRSGCKSKLWDYDGSYLPLAINGSPSEHLPSLKKWKTRKDDVFVCSYPKSGTNWVWEIVSMLRQNKKEITEMVFPNIEIYRTQDIDAMPSPRTLQSHMRFRCLPQHFLETKGKIIYVMRNPKDIAVSMYNFMTKLKDVYGGTWDDYLDLFYNGKLGYGSWYDHVRDWEDFRRENSKYPILFVNYEDIHRDCKKEITRIAKFLEIPTNSDTVSTIAAQVQFQNFKTKKLEKCGHIYRSISRDGTDVFFRKGVVGDWRNHFTVSQSDEFDKVLEKKMKGSKLKFKYLV from the exons ATGTCAGTGGTCGAAGTTTCCGATAGAAGTGGATGTAAGAGCAAGTTATGGGATTATGACGGAAGTTACCTGCCCTTGGCGATCAATGGTAGCCCGTCAGAACACTTACCATCTCTTAAGAAATGGAAGACAAGAAAAGATGACGTTTTTGTCTGCTCCTATCCCAAATCAG GAACAAATTGGGTATGGGAGATTGTCTCGATGCTCAGACAAAACAAGAAGGAAATTACAGAAATGGTTTTCCCCAACATTGAAATTTACCGCACACAGGACATTGACGCCATGCCTTCGCCACGGACATTACAATCACACATGCGCTTCCGGTGTCTTCCTCAGCACTTCCTGGAAACCAAGGGCAAAATCATATACGTGATGCGTAATCCTAAAGATATCGCCGTGTCCATGTACAACTTCATGACGAAACTAAAGGATGTCTACGGCGGGACATGGGACGATTACCTCGATCTCTTCTACAATGGAAAAC TGGGATATGGTTCCTGGTATGACCATGTCCGTGACTGGGAAGACTTCCGGAGAGAAAACAGCAAATACCCAATACTGTTTGTAAACTACGAGGACATACACAGG GACTGTAAGAAGGAGATCACACGCATCGCCAAGTTTTTGGAAATACCCACCAATTCAGACACAGTGTCGACAATAGCTGCTCAAGTACAGTTCCAGAACTTCAAGACGAAGAAGTTGGAGAAATGTGGTCATATCTACAGATCCATCAGCAGAGATGGTACTGATGTGTTCTTCCGTAAAG GTGTAGTGGGAGACTGGAGAAATCACTTCACAGTATCACAGAGCGACGAATTCGACAAAGTACtcgaaaagaaaatgaaaggaTCCAAGTTGAAATTCAAGTATTTAGTGTAG
- the LOC138323887 gene encoding uncharacterized protein yields the protein MQLRPSEIRFSQDSINNVFDKRSPHAHRRIGETLDALLKDQCTIYQIPTITVVKRNEVWYSADNRRLWVFRKLEELGKCTTIPVREGYSIPSEKFTTRNSGRFINVRRDAGGSYWRTYRHNSSQTWTRPASTSGYGTQSLTNPSSYGTQSLTNPSSYGTQSLTNPSSYGTQSLTNPSSYGTPGLISLFHSQRSTTSSLVSGLGYNRDEALYGRPSTTGASLDTYIRGLKHPRPEFSSRPTSAYAVPSYSRSSSIDSDVKLLDPDDVRYTKETIKRPSFGFVYERASPILVYRAFDENWALDGNRRLWSAKQARQYDLTHKIKAVLKDDEDEFLEKMRVDRPWLTLLDIIQMGETVKVE from the exons ATGCAGTTACGGCCAAGTGAAATACGTTTTTCACAGGATTCTATCAATAATGTTTTTGACAAAAGGTCCCCTCATGCCCACAGAAGAATCGGTGAAACATTGGATGCATTATTGAAAGATCAGTGTACAATATATCAAATACCGACTATAACAGTCGTCAAAAGGAACGAAGTCTGGTACTCGGCCGATAACAGGAGACTTTGGGTGTTCCGTAAACTAGAAGAGCTGGGGAAATGTACAACGATTCCAGTCCGTGAGGGTTACAGTATTCCGAGTGAAAAATTCACTACACGGAACAGTGGAAGATTCATCAATGTACGTCGTGATGCTGGTGGGTCATATTGGAGGACTTACCGGCATAACAGTAGTCAGACGTGGACTAGGCCTGCATCAACGTCTGGTTACGGGACTCAAAGTCTTACCAACCCTTCCAGTTACGGGACTCAAAGTCTTACCAACCCTTCCAGTTACGGGACTCAAAGTCTTACCAACCCTTCCAGTTACGGGACTCAAAGTCTTACCAACCCCTCCAGTTACGGGACTCCGGGTCTAATCAGCCTTTTTCACTCTCAAAGGAGCACGACATCGTCTCTCGTGTCAGGTTTGGGCTACAACAGAGACGAAGCATTGTACGGAAGACCTTCTACTACCGGCGCATCATTAgatacgtacat TCGAGGATTGAAACATCCAAGACCTGAATTTTCTTCTAGACCAACATCTGCATATGCAGTCCCTTCTTACTCGAGAAGTTCATCCATTGACTCGGACGTCAAACTACTGGACCCAGATGATGTTCGTTACACCAAAGAAACCATCAAACGACCTTCTTTTGGTTTTGTATACGAACGCGCCAGTCCCATTCTCGTGTACCGTGCGTTCGACGAGAACTGGGCGTTAGACGGGAACCGACGACTGTGGTCGGCCAAACAAGCCAGACAATATGACTTAACGCACAAGATAAAGGCGGTGTTGAAGGATGACGAGGATGAATTCCTGGAGAAAATGAGGGTTGATCGACCCTGGCTCACCTTGTTGGACATTATACAAATGGGTGAAACAGTTAAAGTGGAATGA